GCTCGACCTGACGCGCGCCTACGGCGTCTTCGCCACGATGGGACAGCGCTTCGATCCGGTCTTCATCACCTCGGTGCGCGACGCGTACGGACAGCCGAGCGACTTCCCCGGCACGCGGCCGCGCTTCACGCGCGTGCTCAACCCGGCGACCGCCTACGTCGTCACCGACATGATGCGCGGCGTGATCGAGGCCGGCACGGCGCGCGAGGCGAAGAAGCTCGGGCGTCCGGCGGCCGGCAAGACCGGCACGACCAACGAGTCGATGGACGCGTGGTTCGTCGGCTTCACGCCGGAGATGCTGGTCGGCGTCTGGGTCGGCTTCGACGCCGAGCGCACGCTGGGCTCGTTCACCGGCGGACGCGCCGCCGCGCCGATCTGGACCGAGTTCATGGAGCGCGCGCTCGAGGGCCGCCCGGTGCGCGACTTCCCGCAGCCGGACGACGTCAAGATGGTGCGCATCGACGCGGCGACCGGGCTGCTCGCGGTCAAGGGGCGCGCGTCACGGATGCAGGCGTTCGTCGCGGGCACCGAGCCCAAGCGCTCGGCGCCGCGCGCGGAAGAAACTTCGGACGAGATCCATGACGCCTCCGTCGATCACTAGTTCGTCGTCCGCGCATCGTTCGACCGTCGAGCTCGAAAATCGGCCACACGATGTCGAAGCGTCCGATCTCCCGAAGGTCGTTGACTGGAGATCGCCCCGCTAGTACCGCCGAGGAAACGTCGGCGAGCCACCTTCGATCGACGCCATCGCAGCCGGGGCCCCCGGGACGTCGCGGCGAACGCGGCAACGCGCCTGCCGCGAGGTGATCGACGAGACGTCGTCGCAAGCGATTCGTTCACGATCTGCATCGTCAGCGCGTAGACGCTGACCTACATGGCCCAAGACGCGAGATCGCGCGTGCGCGATGCGACTCCATCCGCACTGCCCGGTGATGCGCATGGACGGGACCGCGATGGACGAAGGAGCGCTGCCTCTCCGCACGACCTCGACGCCTGCTCGGCGAGCCCGGCGCAGCGTCCGCGCGTGCGAACGGCGCGGTGCACGTCGTGCGATGCCGCCGCGGCGTGACGCGCCCTCGCGCGGCGCCGCGCCGGCAGTCATCGTCTGGCTCGCCTTGCTCGTGCTGCCTTGCGACGGCGTCGCGCAGAGCGACGTCGACCTCGCCAAGCAGTCGCAGAACCCGGTCGCGACCTGATCTCGCTGCCCTTTCAGAACACACCACCTTCGGCGCGAACCCGCACGGCCGGAGGCAGAACGTGCTGAACGTCCAGCCGGCGATCCCGATCGGCGTCGGTGAGGTCAATCTGCTCAACCGGACCATCGTGCCGCTCGACTGGCAGCCCGACGTGACGCGCGGCACCGGCGGCACCTTCGGCCTGGGCGACGTGCAGCACTGGGCGCGCTCGTCAGCAACGCCTTCTCGCTCGCCGGCGACTTTGACACGCCCTACGTGAACCAGATGCTGCTCCAGCCCTTTGTCAATTACAACTTCGGGGCGACGGGCTGGTATCTGGTCTCGGCGCCAATCATGACCGCCAACTGGCGGGCGCCCGACGATCAGCGCTGGCTCGTCCCCGTCGGGGGCGGCTTCGGCACGGTGTTCAGGTGGGCACCCAGCCGATCAACGCCTCGCTGCAGGGCCACTACAACGCCGAGCGACCCAGCGCGGTCGGCGACACCACGCTGCGCGTTCAGGTGCAGCTCCTGTTCCCGACCGGCTAGCCGCTGCCGCAACGCAGCCAGAGGAGGTCGACGTGATTCGACGACGAGAGAGCACGAAAGCCTGCGCGACCACCGCGACCTTGATTTCGCTCACTGCAACGTGCCTGTGCGTGACGCGCGGCGCGGTGGCCGCGGAAGCCCCGAAGCCGGCGACGGAGTCGACCAAGGCGGCCAACGCCGCGCTGCTCAAGGAGCTGCCGTTCGCCGACAAGACGCCGTTCGAACTCGCGCACAAGGGCTTCATCGCGCCGCTGCCGCAAGAGGTCATCAAGGGCGAGGGCGGCCTCATCTGGGACCCCGCGAAGTACGACTTCATCAAGGAGGGCGAGTCGGCTCCCGATACCGTCAATCCAAGTCTCTGGCGGCAGTCTCAGCTCATCAACGTCTCGGGCCTCTTCGAGGTCACCGACGGGATCTACCAGGTCCGCAACCAAGACCTGTCGAACATGACGATCGTCGAGGGCAAGAGCGGCATCACGATCTTCGATCCGCTGGTCTCGGCGGAAACCGCCAAGGCGGCGCTGGACCTGTACTACCAGCACCGGCCGAAGAAGCCCGTGGTCGCCGTGATCTACACGCACAGCCACGTGGATCACTACGGCGGCGTGCGCGGCGTGGTGGACCAAGCCGACGTCTCGTCCGGCAAGGTCAAGGTCTACGCGCCCGCGGGCTTCCTCGAGGCGGCGGTGGCCGAGAACGTGATGGCCGGCACCGCAATGAGCAGGCGGGCGAGCTACATGTACGGCAACCTGCTGCCGCCGAGCGCGACCGGTCAGGTGGGCGCGGGACTCGGCACCACGACGTCGGCCGGAACGGTCACGCTGATCCGCCCGACCGACACCATCGCGAAGACCGGCGAGACGCGCGTCATCGACGGCTTGACCTACGAGTTCCTCTACGCGCCGGGAACCGAAGCTCCCGCCGAGATGCTGTTCTTCATCAAGGAGAAGCAGGCCATCAACGCCGCCGAGGACTCGACGCACACCCTGCACAACACCTACTCGCTGCGCGGCGCCAAGATCCGCGACCCGCTCGCGTGGTCGAAGTTCCTGAACCAGGCGCTGAGCATGTGGGGCGATCAAGCCGAGGTCATGTTCGCGATGCACCACTGGCCCGTCTGGGGCAGCGACGCGATCAAGCAGCACCTCGGCCTGCAGCGCGACATGTACCGCTACATCAACGACGAGACGCTGCGGCTCGCGAACCAGGGCTACACGATGGTCGAGATCGCGGAGCAGATCGAGCTACCGGAGGCGATCGCACGGCACTTCTCGAACCGCGGCTACTATGGATCGGTGAACCACGACGTGAAGGCGACCTACGTGCTCTACCTCGGGTGGTTCATCGGCAATCCCGCGACGCTGCACACGCTGCCGCCGGTGGAGGCGTCGAGACGCTACGTCGAGATGATGGGCGGCGCCGACGCGCTGCTGCAGAAGGCGCGCGAGTACTACGACAAGGGCGAGTACCGCTGGGTCGCGGAGGTCGTGAACCACGCGGTCTTCGCCGACCCGAACGATCAGGCCGCGAAGAACCTGCAGGCCAACGCGCTCGAGCAGATGGGCTACCAGGCCGAGAGCGGCCCCTGGCGCAACTTCTACTTGACGGGCGCCAAGGAGCTGCGGGAAGGCGTCGCGAAGCTACCGGTCCCGCAGACGGCGAGCCCGGACACGGTGCGCGCGATGGACCTCGACCTGTTCTTCGACTTCCTCGCCATGCGGCTGAACGGCCCGAAGGCGCAGGGGAAGCAGATCGTCCTCAACCTGAGCTTCCCCGACATCGAGGAAAAGTACGTCCTCGAGATGGTGAACGGCGTCCTGAACCACACCCAGGGCAAGCAGGCGGCGAACGCCGACGCGACGGTCACGCTGTCGCGCGACACGCTCAACGAGATCGTGCTTCAGCAGACCACGCTGAAGGACGCGGTCGCCAAGGGCGACGTCAAGATCGACGGCAGCGAGGGCAAGCTCGAGGAGATGCTCGCCAACCTCGACACCTTCGACTTCTGGTTCAACATCGTGACGCCGTAGACGCGTCGGCGCATCCACAGGGCTCGGCCGCGGCCGCCGACGCCGTCAGCGCTCACGATGCGGTCACGAGCGGCGCGCCGGACACGCGTGCGTGAACGGTGCGCCGCTCGTCGTCTTCGCGGCTTACTTGCCGTCCTTGGTGGCGAGCATCTCCATCATGTCGACGCAGCGGGTCGCGTAGCCGGCCTCGTTGTCGTACCAGCTCACCACCTTGAAGAAGCGGCTGTTGAGCTCGATGCCGGCGCCGGCGTCGAAGATGCTCGAGTGCCGATCGCCGATGAAGTCCGAGGAAACGACCTCCTCCTCGGTGTAGGCGAGGATGCCGCGCAGCGGGCCCTCCGCCGCCTTCTTCATCGCCGCGTTGATCTCCTTGAGGCTCGTGTCCTTGCTCGTGCGGAACGTCAGGTCGACGACCGAGACGTCGGCGGTCGGGACGCGGAACGCCATGCCGGTGAGCTTGCCCTTGAGCTCGGGGATGCAGAGCGTCACCGCCTTCGCCGCGCCGGTGCTCGCCGGGATGATGTTCTGGTAGGCGTTGCGGCCGCCGCGCCAGTCCTTCTTGCTCGGCCCGTCCTGCGTCGGCTGCGTCGCCGTCACGGCGTGCACGGTGGTCATCAAGCCTTCCTCGATGCCGAAGTTGTCGTGCAGCACCTTGGCGACCGGCGCGAGGCAGTTGGTCGTGCAGCTCGCGTTGCTGATCACGGTGTGCTTCGCGGGGTCGTACTTGTCGTGGTTGACGCCGAGGCAGAAGGTCGGCACCTCCTCGGGCGTGCTCTTGGTCGGCGCCGAGATCACGACGCGCCGGGCGCCCGCGGAAAGGTGCAGCTTGGCGTGCTCGAGATCCGTGAACAGGCCGGTCGACTCGAGGACGTAGTCGACGCCGAGGTCCTTCCAGGGCAGCTTCCCGGGGTCACGCTCGGAGAGCGTCTTGGTGGTCTTGCCGTTGACGGTGAAGCTGTTCTCGGTCGCCGAGACCTCGGCAGGCTTGCCGTTGAGCATCAGCCGCCGGTGCATCGTGTCGTACTGCAGGAGGTAGGCGAGGTTGTCGGCCGGGACGAGGTCGTTGACCGCCACCACCTCGATGCCGCGCTCCGCCGCGACGCGGTAGAAAAGCCGGCCGATACGGCCGAAGCCGTTGATGCCAATACGGATCGCCATGCGCTCTTCCCTCCTGAAATGGGGCCGGGTCCGGCCGTCCGGTGCGGGATCTCGTTCTACGATAGGGCGTCGCGCCCTGGTTCTCAATGGCCGAATTGGCACGCTCGTCGGACGCGCGGCGCCCTCCGGCGCGCGGCGCGACCGTGCCCGGCGCGTCCGTCCGCGCGCGCCGGCTGCGCGGGTGCGCAAGCGTGCTGCGATGCGATATAGCGCGCCCGTGCTCTCCGACAGCCGAAGCTTCGTCGCCCGCCGCCTCGCGGGCGCACGTGAGGACGCGCAGCGCATCGCCCGCGAGCTCGAGCGGGCGGGACACCTCGCCCCGGACCTCGCGGCGCGCTTGACGGGCGCCGTCGACGCCGCCATCGAGCGCGCCCGCGACCTGGTGGCGGACGCTTTGCGCGAGCCGCGCCGCCTGCTCGCGCTACTCGACGACGCGCCGCGTGACCAGGCGCGCGATCCGGGAATGGACCAGCTCGCGGCGCGCATCGCGGCGCTCGAGGACGCGGTCGCCCGCATCGAGCGCGCGCTCGCGGCGAACGGATCAGCGCCTTCGCGCGCCGAGCGCGAGCGCACCTGAAGCTCATCCGCCATGCAGCTCTCGACGCTGATCCGCATCCCGCAGACGGTGCGCAATCTGCAGCGTCTGCGCGAGATCGTCCGGGTGCTCGTCAAGTATGGCTGGGGCGACCTCGTGCCGCGCCTCGGCGTCGTCGGCTGGATCGAGCGCATGCGGCGCCGGCTGCGCGGCGAGGCGCCGGATCCGGTCGCGGAGGCGCTGACCACCGAGCAGCGCATCCGCATGGCCTTCGAGGAGCTCGGCCCGACCTTCATCAAGCTCGGCCAGGTGCTCGCGACGCGGCCCGATCTCATCCCGATGAGCCTGATCGAGGAGCTGCGTCTCCTGCAGGACCGCGTCCCGCCGTTTCCCGCCGAGCAGGCGCGGCAGGAGATCGAGCGCGAGCTCGGACGTCCGATCGGCGAGCTGTTCGCGCGCTTCGACGACGTGCCGCTCGCGGCGGCGTCGATCGCGCAGGTGCACCGCGCGACGCTGCACGACGGCACGGAGGTCGTGGTCAAGGTGCGCCGTCCCGGGCTCGAGGCGATCATCGCCAACGACCTCGACATCCTGATCGCGCTCGCCGGATTGCTCGAGGACAACCTCCCCGAGTCGCGCCAGTTCTCGCCGCGCGCGATCGCCGAGGAGTTTCGTCGCTCGATCGGACGCGAGATCGACCTCACGCGCGAGGCGCGCAACATCGAGCGCTTCGCGCGCAACTTCCGCGGCGACCCCGGCGTCAAGGTGCTGAAGAACTACCCCGAGCTGTCGAGCCGCGCCGTGCTGACGATGGAGTACATCGACGGCATCAAGGCGTCGGACGTCGAGGCGCTCGAGGCGGCCGGCATCGACCGCTCGGCGCTCGCCCGGCGCGGCGTCGAGTTCGTCGTCAAGCAAGTCTTCCAGCACGGCTTCTTCCACGCCGACCCACACCCCGGGAACATCTTCATCCTGCGCGACGGCCGCATCGCGCCGATCGACATGGGCATGATGGGCGTCCTCGACCGCGACATGCGCGACGCCCTGCTCGAGCTGATGACCGGCATCCTGCTCGGCGACGCGGGCAAGATCGTGGCGCTGTTCCAGCGGCTCGCGCTGGTCGACGAGCGCGCCGACCTCGCGGGGCTGCGCCGCGACGCCCAGGAGATGCTCGACGCCTACAAGGAGCTGCCGCTCGAAGAGGTCGACATCGGCGCGTTCATCGCCGAGCTGTTCGACGTGCTGGCACGCCACCAGGTGCAGGTGCCGCCCGAGCTGCTCTTGACTGGCAAGGCGCTCGCGACCGTCGAGGGGCTCGCGCGCATCCTCGATCCGCGCCTCGACCCGATGCAGGCGATGCGCCCGCTCGTGCTGCGCTACTACCTCGAGCGCCTCGCCGACCCACGCTTCCTCGCCCGCGACGCGATTCGCGCCGGCGAGGAGACCGTCACGCTGCTCGCGCGCCTGCCGCGCGAGCTGACCGCGATTCTCGCGAGCCTGCGCAGCGGACGCTTCAAGGTCGTGACCGAGCTCGAGGGCCACGACCGCGCGATCCTCGAGCGCGCGCGCGGCGCGAACCGACTCGCGCTGAGCCTGATGGTGAGCGCGCTGATCGTCGGCTCGGCGACGCTGCTCGCCGCGGGCGGCGGGCCGAGCATCCTCGGCGTCCCGGCCAACGCGCTGCTCGGGATCCTCGGGCTGCTGACCGCCGGCAGCGGCTACCTGATCGTCGCCTGGGGTTTCCTACGCTCGGGAAGGTTCTGAAGGTCTGGGGAGAGAGCCGCGGGCGCGCGGCGGGAAAGCTTCCCCCGCCGCGCGCCCCGGAGCACGGAGCTCAGCCCTTGCAGGAGAGCTTCGCGGCGTCGACGCGGCAGTTGGCTGCCGTCCCTTGCCGCGGGATGCCGTAGTCGAGCTCGAGCGTCAGCGGCCCGACCTGCGGCGCGCCGATGTCGAGCTGACGCAGCTTGATGTCGAGGCGGTAGGTGCCCGCGACCTTGCCCTGCGGCGCGAACGAGATCTGGTACGTCTTCGCCGCGTCCTTGCAGAGGATCCGCCCGCGCGGGTTGCTCGTGCAGGTGTCGGCGTCGACGTCGAGCGTCACGTCGAGGTTCAGCCCGTCGGTCACCCGCAGCGAGAAGTCGGAGTTCGGATCGAGCGCGTCGTTCGGACCGAACTGCCCGGTCTGCAGGCTACCGCGGATGTTGATCCGCCCGGGCTTGCTGCGGCTGCGGAACGCGTTCGCGACCTTGATCTCGATCGGCGCCGGCTCGAGGATCGTGAAGAGCTGCACGCCGAGCGCTTGGGGCGTCACGATCGGCTGGAGAAACTCCGGACCGAAGGCGAACAGGAACCCGAAGATGTCCGTGCCCGGCCCGAGCAGCTGCTCGATGTACTCCACGAACTCCGGCGCGTTGATGTCGCAGGTCGGGAAGCCGAGCGACTCGAGGAAGGCGCCGCTGGTGCGGATCCCCGCCTCGAGCTGATCGAGGTCGAGCACCGGCTCGACGCAGGCCGCCGCGACCGCCCACAGACCGGGCGTCAAGTCGGGCACGGTCACCGAGCCCTCACCGGTGAAGGGATCGAACTGACCGAGCTCGCCGACCGGCTCCTGCGTCAGGATGTCGGCGAACGTGAAGGCGAAGCTGCGCTCGAACGCGGTCTCGGCGGCGCCGTTGAGGTTCAGCACGACGCCGAACAGCACCAGGCCCGTCATGCTGTACGCGGCCTGGTCGCAGTTCTCGAAGACGAACTCGTCCCCCGGGAAGAAGCGCGAGAAGAGCTCGCCGCTCGGACTGCCGCCGTCGTACGGCCCGGCGAGCACGGCCTCGAACTTCGCCTGGAACTCCGTCAGGTCGGTGGTGCACTGCGCGGCGACGTCGGCGACGTTCACCTGCCCGGTGACGAGGTCACCGGGAAAGCCCGACGTCGGGTCGATGCTGACTCCGAGCTGCGCGTGCGCGCTCGGCGCGCACACGAGCAGGCCTGCGACGGCCATTGCCATCCATGTGACACGAAACCGGTGCGACATCTGATGTGTCCCTCCTGTGGTCGCGCGCGCTTGCGGCGCGGCGCACGCGGGCAGTTGGGGCGAAGACACGAGGGGGGCCGCCTGGCGCGTCTTCGCTCGCGTGCTGGGCGCAGCGCGCGAACGCACGAGGAACGCGGGTGCGGGAGGGAGTCGAACCAGGACGTCGGATACCGTGCGTGAGCGTCACTGCGCCGGGTTTCGATTGTCGTCGACGGATTCGCTGGCGGCGTGCCTCGCTGCGCGAGTCGGCCTTCCGTGGACCACGCCGCCGCGCCGTTTATGCGCCCACCGCACACGGCATTCAACCGACTTTGCTCGATTGTCGCACCGTCCGACGCCGCCGCGACACGGCGACGTCGCAGATCGCGCGCGCTCCGAACCTCAGTCGTCGAAGAGGAAGTCGGTGATCACGTCGACGCGCAGGCCGGGGAAGCTCGGCGGCTCGAGGTCGTAGGTCACGGAACCGAGAACCAGCGTCCCCGGACCGTCCTCCTCGGCTCGTGCCGAGGACGGGCGGCCCGGTGCAGACGCCGGCGTGCGGCTCGTCCTCGCCCTCGGAGCCGAGCGCGTCGGTCGGACCGAAGGCGCTGTACGAGCGCAGCCCGCTCGCCTGCGGGTCGATCGAGAAGCGCCGGCGTCCGAGCGCTCCTTGCGGCAGCGGCGGCGGCTCGGGCAGCGCGAAGAACGAGAGCGGCAGGGTCACCTCGCTGATGAAGTCGAAGCCGCCGCACGGCGCGGCGACGCAGCCCTCGGCGCCCGAGCAGGACGGCGTCACTCGTCGCCGGTCGCGCTCGTCTCCTCGCAAGAACGGAAACAGCGGCTCGCCGCCGTCGGGGAAGTAGACGTTGCCGGTCACCGTGCCGTCGTCGGCGTTGCGCGTGATCGGCCAGCGCGCGCCGTCGACGTCCTTGCTGATCAGCGTGCGCTCGCCGTCGGGCGTCGCCTGGATTCCCGAGCCGCGCACGCCGCCGAGCACCCCCGTCGGCGCCGCGACGGCGAGCGCCGCCGCGCCGAGCGCGGTGAGCGACAGACCTGCGAGCACCAGCCTCGAACGACGCGTGGCGACCTCCTCGGCGCGGACGCGCACTCGCGAAGAGCCACCGCGACCCTTCGCGGGCGGCGCTGCGCCAAGCCGTCCAACAAGAAATCGACGCCT
The Candidatus Binatia bacterium genome window above contains:
- the gap gene encoding type I glyceraldehyde-3-phosphate dehydrogenase; its protein translation is MAIRIGINGFGRIGRLFYRVAAERGIEVVAVNDLVPADNLAYLLQYDTMHRRLMLNGKPAEVSATENSFTVNGKTTKTLSERDPGKLPWKDLGVDYVLESTGLFTDLEHAKLHLSAGARRVVISAPTKSTPEEVPTFCLGVNHDKYDPAKHTVISNASCTTNCLAPVAKVLHDNFGIEEGLMTTVHAVTATQPTQDGPSKKDWRGGRNAYQNIIPASTGAAKAVTLCIPELKGKLTGMAFRVPTADVSVVDLTFRTSKDTSLKEINAAMKKAAEGPLRGILAYTEEEVVSSDFIGDRHSSIFDAGAGIELNSRFFKVVSWYDNEAGYATRCVDMMEMLATKDGK
- a CDS encoding alkyl sulfatase dimerization domain-containing protein, with the protein product MTRGAVAAEAPKPATESTKAANAALLKELPFADKTPFELAHKGFIAPLPQEVIKGEGGLIWDPAKYDFIKEGESAPDTVNPSLWRQSQLINVSGLFEVTDGIYQVRNQDLSNMTIVEGKSGITIFDPLVSAETAKAALDLYYQHRPKKPVVAVIYTHSHVDHYGGVRGVVDQADVSSGKVKVYAPAGFLEAAVAENVMAGTAMSRRASYMYGNLLPPSATGQVGAGLGTTTSAGTVTLIRPTDTIAKTGETRVIDGLTYEFLYAPGTEAPAEMLFFIKEKQAINAAEDSTHTLHNTYSLRGAKIRDPLAWSKFLNQALSMWGDQAEVMFAMHHWPVWGSDAIKQHLGLQRDMYRYINDETLRLANQGYTMVEIAEQIELPEAIARHFSNRGYYGSVNHDVKATYVLYLGWFIGNPATLHTLPPVEASRRYVEMMGGADALLQKAREYYDKGEYRWVAEVVNHAVFADPNDQAAKNLQANALEQMGYQAESGPWRNFYLTGAKELREGVAKLPVPQTASPDTVRAMDLDLFFDFLAMRLNGPKAQGKQIVLNLSFPDIEEKYVLEMVNGVLNHTQGKQAANADATVTLSRDTLNEIVLQQTTLKDAVAKGDVKIDGSEGKLEEMLANLDTFDFWFNIVTP
- a CDS encoding AarF/UbiB family protein — translated: MQLSTLIRIPQTVRNLQRLREIVRVLVKYGWGDLVPRLGVVGWIERMRRRLRGEAPDPVAEALTTEQRIRMAFEELGPTFIKLGQVLATRPDLIPMSLIEELRLLQDRVPPFPAEQARQEIERELGRPIGELFARFDDVPLAAASIAQVHRATLHDGTEVVVKVRRPGLEAIIANDLDILIALAGLLEDNLPESRQFSPRAIAEEFRRSIGREIDLTREARNIERFARNFRGDPGVKVLKNYPELSSRAVLTMEYIDGIKASDVEALEAAGIDRSALARRGVEFVVKQVFQHGFFHADPHPGNIFILRDGRIAPIDMGMMGVLDRDMRDALLELMTGILLGDAGKIVALFQRLALVDERADLAGLRRDAQEMLDAYKELPLEEVDIGAFIAELFDVLARHQVQVPPELLLTGKALATVEGLARILDPRLDPMQAMRPLVLRYYLERLADPRFLARDAIRAGEETVTLLARLPRELTAILASLRSGRFKVVTELEGHDRAILERARGANRLALSLMVSALIVGSATLLAAGGGPSILGVPANALLGILGLLTAGSGYLIVAWGFLRSGRF